From Candidatus Sulfotelmatobacter sp., the proteins below share one genomic window:
- a CDS encoding class I SAM-dependent methyltransferase, with translation MRDYFDVHRGDWDGIYSAPAGSLQWRINRRFRRAVWKRMLVALDACTPIEGRSVLDIGCGTGELGLRLAAAGAARVVGIDRAGEMVRTATEHARRRGLSAVCQFVEGEFLTHDFGGETFNYSAALGVLDYVEDSDAFLDRMWALTRDRLIVSLPHSVPPRSWLRRAWHGMHASRLFYYQRREVDAKIARLSPARSEVQTLPGSDRTYVMICDRRPPAGAK, from the coding sequence ATGAGGGACTACTTCGACGTCCACCGCGGCGACTGGGACGGCATCTACTCGGCGCCGGCCGGGAGCCTCCAGTGGCGCATCAACCGCCGCTTTCGGCGTGCGGTGTGGAAGCGGATGCTGGTGGCGCTCGACGCCTGCACGCCAATCGAGGGCCGATCGGTGCTCGACATCGGTTGCGGCACCGGCGAGCTGGGCCTGCGGCTGGCGGCGGCCGGAGCCGCGCGCGTGGTCGGGATCGATCGCGCCGGGGAGATGGTGCGCACCGCCACCGAGCACGCGCGGCGGCGCGGGCTCTCGGCGGTGTGCCAGTTCGTGGAGGGCGAGTTCCTGACCCACGACTTCGGCGGGGAGACCTTCAACTATTCGGCGGCGCTCGGCGTGCTCGACTACGTCGAGGACTCGGACGCGTTCCTCGACCGGATGTGGGCGCTGACCCGCGACCGCCTGATCGTGAGCCTGCCGCACTCGGTGCCGCCGCGAAGCTGGCTGCGCCGCGCCTGGCACGGCATGCATGCGTCGCGGCTGTTCTACTACCAGCGCCGCGAGGTCGACGCGAAGATCGCCCGGCTCTCGCCGGCCCGCTCAGAGGTCCAGACGCTGCCGGGATCCGACCGTACCTACGTGATGATCTGCGACCGCCGGCCGCCCGCGGGCGCAAAGTGA
- a CDS encoding FAD-dependent oxidoreductase, with the protein MSTRGPSGTGAPEAGAAPSPPVAGPPSEPIETDVLILGGGVSGMACAAALGDHAIVLEREDRPGGLVRGISLDGWWFDHVLHLLYFPNDATEQRVKALPGLQLEPCPPVAWVESRSGRARFPIQNNLRDLPTETIVSCIADLAAAAAQAGHREPANYRELLLDAFGPSLCEEFFFPYNEKMWRRPLTRLATRGFHWNISRPDFRQVLEGALPASERTAAYNSRGWYPRPRPGGRRGMEGLSDALAGQVRALRLEHEVTGIHLGQRRVTARHRGRTFEFRYRRRLVNTLPLPVALGLIEDLPAALRDAARGLHVNRVLSACFAIRGPRPRDTGHWRYYSDLELCFTRLIFMHAFDPDTAPEAGWGLMAEIPEHGEDPLRPPAEVMDTVRRDLARAGFPAAGSEIVGEKLLVNPYGYVVFETGVLERASQALAFLRERDVEPLGRYGRWEYSSMGQVMRDGFAVGDALHAELAGGGPRRA; encoded by the coding sequence GTGAGCACCCGCGGACCCTCCGGCACCGGGGCTCCCGAGGCCGGCGCCGCGCCATCCCCGCCGGTGGCCGGACCCCCGAGCGAGCCGATCGAGACCGACGTTCTGATCCTGGGCGGCGGCGTGTCGGGCATGGCCTGCGCCGCGGCCCTCGGCGATCACGCGATCGTGCTCGAGCGCGAGGATCGGCCGGGCGGCCTGGTGCGCGGGATCTCGCTCGACGGCTGGTGGTTCGATCACGTGCTTCACCTGCTCTATTTCCCGAACGACGCGACCGAGCAGCGCGTGAAGGCGCTGCCCGGTCTCCAGCTCGAACCGTGCCCGCCGGTGGCGTGGGTGGAGTCGCGATCGGGCCGGGCGCGATTCCCGATCCAGAACAACCTTCGCGACCTGCCCACCGAGACCATCGTCTCGTGCATCGCCGATCTCGCCGCCGCCGCGGCGCAGGCCGGCCATCGCGAGCCCGCCAACTATCGCGAGCTGCTGCTCGACGCATTTGGCCCCTCGCTGTGCGAGGAGTTCTTCTTCCCCTACAACGAGAAGATGTGGCGCCGGCCGCTGACCCGGCTCGCCACGCGCGGTTTCCACTGGAACATCTCGCGACCCGATTTCCGGCAGGTGCTGGAGGGCGCGCTGCCGGCCAGCGAGCGGACCGCCGCCTACAATTCGCGCGGCTGGTATCCGCGGCCGCGCCCGGGAGGGCGGCGCGGCATGGAAGGCCTGAGCGACGCGCTCGCCGGTCAGGTGCGAGCGCTCAGACTCGAGCACGAGGTGACCGGCATCCATCTCGGGCAGCGCCGGGTCACCGCGCGCCATCGCGGCCGGACGTTCGAGTTCCGCTATCGGCGGCGTCTGGTCAACACGCTGCCGCTGCCGGTCGCACTCGGGCTGATCGAGGATCTGCCGGCTGCGTTGCGCGACGCCGCGCGCGGCCTGCACGTCAATCGCGTGCTGTCGGCGTGCTTCGCGATCCGCGGCCCACGGCCACGCGACACCGGCCACTGGCGCTACTACTCCGATCTCGAACTCTGCTTCACGCGCCTCATCTTCATGCACGCGTTCGATCCTGACACCGCACCCGAAGCCGGTTGGGGACTGATGGCCGAGATTCCCGAGCACGGAGAGGATCCGCTGCGCCCGCCGGCCGAGGTGATGGACACGGTGCGCCGCGATCTCGCCCGGGCGGGCTTCCCGGCGGCGGGCTCGGAGATCGTGGGAGAGAAGCTGCTGGTCAATCCCTACGGCTACGTGGTGTTCGAGACCGGGGTGCTCGAGCGGGCGAGTCAGGCGCTGGCCTTCCTGCGCGAGCGCGACGTCGAGCCGCTCGGGCGCTACGGGCGCTGGGAGTATTCGTCGATGGGCCAGGTGATGCGCGACGGCTTCGCGGTCGGCGACGCCTTGCACGCGGAACTGGCCGGCGGAGGTCCGCGGCGGGCATGA
- a CDS encoding MraY family glycosyltransferase, whose product MIVLAGFLGGALGTWLARTFAMAFGIVSRPNPIVPQHRKPVAYLGGVGIAVGLLAALLFEGTLVDRSRLSLAIPAAGFLALGVVDDLRPLKALPKLVIQTLLAVLAAGLGAGARLTGIAIVDAALSIAWIVLLVNAVNVTDVCDGLVAGLAAIGLAMVGAVAPGFRGPAWGLAGACVGFLIFNRPPASIFMGDAGSLLLGYAIAVATLRLFDHIPAVPAFAMALAAAAPFLFETGLLISSRVKKNLPWWKGSPDHFSLRMQAAGLSKWRTDLTSWLLLGAVCAAASLLPAAAPWAPWALIVALGAVGWRCARWLIRHEVVR is encoded by the coding sequence ATGATCGTCCTCGCCGGATTCCTGGGTGGCGCCCTCGGCACCTGGCTGGCGCGAACGTTCGCGATGGCATTCGGGATCGTCTCCAGGCCGAATCCGATCGTGCCGCAGCACAGGAAGCCGGTCGCCTATCTGGGCGGCGTGGGGATCGCGGTGGGTCTGCTGGCGGCCCTGCTGTTCGAGGGCACTCTCGTCGATCGCTCGCGGCTGTCGCTGGCGATCCCCGCCGCCGGCTTCCTGGCGCTCGGCGTGGTGGACGACCTGCGGCCCCTGAAGGCGCTCCCCAAGCTGGTGATCCAGACGCTGCTGGCGGTCCTGGCAGCAGGGCTGGGCGCCGGCGCGCGCCTGACCGGCATTGCCATCGTGGACGCGGCGCTCTCGATCGCCTGGATCGTCCTGCTGGTCAACGCGGTCAACGTCACCGACGTGTGCGACGGTCTGGTGGCCGGGCTCGCCGCCATCGGGCTCGCGATGGTGGGGGCGGTGGCGCCCGGGTTTCGAGGGCCGGCCTGGGGCCTGGCCGGCGCCTGCGTCGGATTCCTGATCTTCAATCGCCCACCGGCGTCGATCTTCATGGGCGACGCGGGCTCGCTGCTGCTCGGCTACGCGATCGCCGTCGCCACGCTGCGGTTGTTCGATCACATCCCGGCCGTGCCGGCGTTTGCGATGGCGCTGGCCGCCGCGGCGCCGTTCCTGTTCGAGACCGGGCTGCTCATTTCGTCGCGCGTCAAGAAGAACCTGCCGTGGTGGAAGGGGAGTCCCGATCATTTCTCGCTGCGCATGCAGGCGGCGGGGCTCTCCAAGTGGAGGACCGATCTCACCAGCTGGCTGCTGCTCGGCGCGGTTTGCGCGGCCGCGTCGCTCCTGCCGGCGGCCGCGCCGTGGGCCCCCTGGGCCCTGATCGTGGCGCTGGGCGCCGTGGGCTGGCGATGCGCGCGCTGGCTGATCCGCCACGAGGTGGTGAGATGA